A single genomic interval of Camelina sativa cultivar DH55 chromosome 11, Cs, whole genome shotgun sequence harbors:
- the LOC104724399 gene encoding uncharacterized protein LOC104724399 isoform X2 yields MRSQLTGVCDHCSRITHDSKVCPELLKVGSGQGPAEKMESRGGQRHLHGVKQEQHHNAGGWEKPRKQAKRALDFQSADYGDQGYFPQQLFGGSGPHGPRQYERSQGLAWGQRRNFGEVVTDDGFRRGFQKGSGESSGKGSGFHLNRKGTGPAWPKPLFKVKQASAAKQAFLGLDANLGDSGNHVLQEARDQEGSDTKGDAGASLDMDFEVENDDLLEDGEFGDTDKGDHNGAQDEVVPPVQGADSHPSHGADIQGDQGLDVQDKSGSGPQGDGHKQKQLGKSGTNKVDGKPSDGGRPSKKGMGALPKPPART; encoded by the exons ATGAGGAGTCAGTTAACAGGTGTTTGTGATCATTGCTCTCGAATTACGCATGACTCAAAAGTCTGTCCAGAGTTGCTCAAGGTTGGATCGGGTCAAGGTCCTGCTGAGAAGATGGAGAGTAGGGGTGGTCAAAGGCATCTCCATGGAGTCAAACAGGAACAACATCACAACGCTGGGGGTTGGGAAAAacctagaaaacaggctaaGCGTGCTCTAGACTTTCAGTCTGCGGATTATGGTGATCAGGGTTACTTTCCGCAGCAACTTTTTGGTGGTAGTGGTCCTCACGGTCCGAGACAGTATGAGCGTTCGCAGGGTTTGGCTTGGGGTCAAAGGAGAAACTTCGGTGAGGTTGTTACTGATGATGGATTTCGCCGTGGCTTTCAAAAGGGAAGTGGCGAGTCATCGGGAAAGGGCTCCGGGTTTCATTTAAACAGAAAGGGTACTGGGCCAGCTTGGCCCAAACCTTTGTTTAAAGTGAAACAGGCCTCAGCTGCGAAGCAGGCTTTTCTGGGTCTCGATGCCAATTTGGGTGATTCTGGCAACCATGTTCTGCAAGAGGCTAGGGATCAGGAGGGAAGTGATACTAAGGGGGATGCGGGGGCGTCTCTAGATATGGATTTCGAGGTTGAAAACGATGATCTCTTGGAGGATGGTGAGTTTGGTGATACTGATAAGGGCGATCACAATGGTGCTCAGGACGAGGTCGTCCCTCCTGTCCAGGGAGCTGACTCACACCCTAGTCACGGAGCTGATATCCAAGGTGATCAAGGGCTCGACGTTCAGGATAAGTCTGGAAGTGGTCCACAag GTGATGGACATAAACAGAAGCAGCTGGGGAAATCGGGTACTAATAAAGTGGACGGTAAACCTTCGGATGGGGGTCGTCCAAGCAAGAAAGGGATGGGGGCTCTCCCGAAACCGCCGGCTCGAACGTGA
- the LOC104724399 gene encoding uncharacterized protein LOC104724399 isoform X1: MRSQLTGVCDHCSRITHDSKVCPELLKVGSGQGPAEKMESRGGQRHLHGVKQEQHHNAGGWEKPRKQAKRALDFQSADYGDQGYFPQQLFGGSGPHGPRQYERSQGLAWGQRRNFGEVVTDDGFRRGFQKGSGESSGKGSGFHLNRKGTGPAWPKPLFKVKQASAAKQAFLGLDANLGDSGNHVLQEARDQEGSDTKGDAGASLDMDFEVENDDLLEDGEFGDTDKGDHNGAQDEVVPPVQGADSHPSHGADIQGDQGLDVQDKSGSGPQGKIINSDSLDLAVGVVNSALAVLTFGDTSGQKGSTFSSYGRRNACSTRVVPVVLASPGKRLLAKALSKPAGDGHKQKQLGKSGTNKVDGKPSDGGRPSKKGMGALPKPPART; encoded by the coding sequence ATGAGGAGTCAGTTAACAGGTGTTTGTGATCATTGCTCTCGAATTACGCATGACTCAAAAGTCTGTCCAGAGTTGCTCAAGGTTGGATCGGGTCAAGGTCCTGCTGAGAAGATGGAGAGTAGGGGTGGTCAAAGGCATCTCCATGGAGTCAAACAGGAACAACATCACAACGCTGGGGGTTGGGAAAAacctagaaaacaggctaaGCGTGCTCTAGACTTTCAGTCTGCGGATTATGGTGATCAGGGTTACTTTCCGCAGCAACTTTTTGGTGGTAGTGGTCCTCACGGTCCGAGACAGTATGAGCGTTCGCAGGGTTTGGCTTGGGGTCAAAGGAGAAACTTCGGTGAGGTTGTTACTGATGATGGATTTCGCCGTGGCTTTCAAAAGGGAAGTGGCGAGTCATCGGGAAAGGGCTCCGGGTTTCATTTAAACAGAAAGGGTACTGGGCCAGCTTGGCCCAAACCTTTGTTTAAAGTGAAACAGGCCTCAGCTGCGAAGCAGGCTTTTCTGGGTCTCGATGCCAATTTGGGTGATTCTGGCAACCATGTTCTGCAAGAGGCTAGGGATCAGGAGGGAAGTGATACTAAGGGGGATGCGGGGGCGTCTCTAGATATGGATTTCGAGGTTGAAAACGATGATCTCTTGGAGGATGGTGAGTTTGGTGATACTGATAAGGGCGATCACAATGGTGCTCAGGACGAGGTCGTCCCTCCTGTCCAGGGAGCTGACTCACACCCTAGTCACGGAGCTGATATCCAAGGTGATCAAGGGCTCGACGTTCAGGATAAGTCTGGAAGTGGTCCACAaggtaaaattattaattctgaTTCGCTGGATTTAGCCGTGGGGGTTGTTAATAGTGCATTGGCAGTTCTTACTTTTGGTGATACAAGTGGTCAAAAGGGGAGTACGTTTAGTTCATATGGTAGAAGGAATGCGTGTAGTACTAGAGTAGTTCCTGTGGTTTTGGCTTCTCCAGGGAAACGCTTACTTGCTAAGGCCTTGTCTAAACCTGCAGGTGATGGACATAAACAGAAGCAGCTGGGGAAATCGGGTACTAATAAAGTGGACGGTAAACCTTCGGATGGGGGTCGTCCAAGCAAGAAAGGGATGGGGGCTCTCCCGAAACCGCCGGCTCGAACGTGA